The Sporosarcina ureae genome includes a region encoding these proteins:
- a CDS encoding HAD-IIB family hydrolase, translated as MKQKSYLLVTDLDNTLVGDPEALKSLFTFYEERDFNPGLIYVTGRHLQSALSLIEREKLPFPNILITDVGTAIYHAPDWSEDKAWAAWVSETWLPEGILSLTKNISAIEQQELPHQKRISYTVHSGQPHIVDAIQSTLDTHNIPCYFVYSSGRDVDILPERSGKGKAVEYVLREYAKKDVRLLLAGDSGNDAEMLSLGYPAVIVGNAQAELSKLPSHTLLYRAKGYYADAIKEAWNHFYPTVQK; from the coding sequence ATGAAACAAAAATCCTATCTACTGGTGACTGATCTGGATAACACGTTAGTCGGTGATCCAGAAGCATTGAAGAGTTTGTTCACATTTTATGAAGAGAGAGATTTCAATCCTGGATTGATTTACGTAACAGGCAGACATTTGCAATCAGCACTTTCGCTCATAGAACGAGAAAAACTGCCGTTTCCTAATATTCTTATCACTGATGTAGGGACAGCTATTTACCATGCCCCCGATTGGTCTGAAGACAAGGCGTGGGCGGCTTGGGTAAGTGAAACATGGCTGCCTGAAGGTATTTTATCACTTACTAAAAACATTTCGGCCATCGAACAACAGGAACTGCCACATCAAAAACGCATATCTTATACAGTGCATTCTGGACAGCCGCATATAGTAGATGCCATTCAATCCACGTTAGACACTCATAACATTCCATGTTACTTCGTATATAGCTCGGGCCGTGATGTGGACATTCTCCCCGAACGTAGCGGAAAAGGAAAAGCTGTAGAATATGTCCTTCGCGAATATGCTAAAAAGGACGTGCGTCTTTTACTAGCAGGTGATTCAGGTAATGATGCCGAGATGCTGTCACTTGGATATCCGGCCGTCATTGTAGGTAACGCACAGGCAGAGCTTTCTAAGCTGCCTTCCCACACGCTTTTATACCGGGCAAAGGGATATTATGCAGATGCGATAAAAGAAGCCTGGAACCACTTCTACCCGACAGTTCAAAAATAA
- a CDS encoding glycosyltransferase produces MIRKVLFISDHGDPLAPLGSEQAGGQNNYVRQLALALEKEGYAVDVATHWNSIDTPEVEYFGTSCRVIRFAAGKHKFVPKNEMYRLIPEFFDEMSEALNFNNYDVVHTHYWLSGLIGSFIKQKWKIPWVHTNHSLGIAKKKATGNSEALRLLTEKMILTSADLVVVTTQSERQLIREFITNPAPIKIIPIGVDDAFQSNRPKIVASPYFAFAGRLQTSKGIYTLLKAFDLLIRDNPEMGHTKLIIAGGSESCISSKNHLPKSRKLRAAIEGFEHRVKFLGPQNQRQLAQLFTNSVATIVPSHYESFGMVAAEAQACGSPVIASRVGGLQDIVKDGMTGLHVKHNNPSQLAQAMSTLLNNPHLTKKLGRKAASYARQEFNWSVLAHKMIELYKGVSNETKILSTGD; encoded by the coding sequence ATGATAAGAAAAGTACTATTTATTTCTGATCATGGTGATCCGTTGGCGCCTTTGGGAAGTGAGCAAGCCGGCGGACAAAACAACTATGTCAGACAGCTGGCTTTAGCGTTAGAGAAAGAAGGGTACGCGGTAGATGTTGCAACACATTGGAATAGTATAGACACTCCTGAAGTTGAATATTTTGGTACTTCCTGCCGGGTTATACGTTTTGCTGCGGGAAAGCATAAATTTGTGCCAAAAAACGAAATGTATCGTCTGATTCCTGAATTTTTTGATGAAATGTCAGAGGCACTTAATTTCAATAATTATGATGTCGTGCATACTCATTATTGGTTGTCGGGTCTCATCGGTTCGTTTATTAAGCAAAAATGGAAAATTCCATGGGTGCACACGAATCATTCACTGGGTATCGCGAAAAAGAAAGCGACAGGTAACTCGGAAGCTTTGCGCCTTCTTACCGAAAAAATGATTTTAACTTCAGCAGATTTAGTTGTAGTTACTACTCAATCGGAAAGGCAGCTGATTCGTGAATTTATTACCAATCCCGCACCTATAAAAATCATACCGATTGGTGTCGATGATGCGTTTCAGTCAAACAGGCCTAAAATTGTCGCTTCGCCATATTTTGCATTTGCAGGCAGATTGCAAACGTCAAAAGGTATATACACCCTCCTAAAAGCGTTCGATTTACTGATAAGAGATAATCCTGAGATGGGCCACACTAAGTTGATTATTGCTGGAGGCAGTGAATCTTGTATTTCTTCTAAGAATCATTTACCGAAAAGCCGAAAGCTTCGTGCGGCAATTGAAGGTTTTGAGCACAGAGTGAAATTCCTAGGTCCACAAAACCAACGACAGCTGGCCCAATTATTCACGAATTCTGTAGCCACTATTGTTCCATCTCATTACGAATCATTTGGAATGGTCGCTGCAGAGGCGCAGGCATGTGGTAGTCCTGTCATTGCTTCAAGAGTTGGTGGACTACAAGACATTGTCAAAGATGGCATGACTGGACTCCACGTGAAGCACAACAACCCTAGCCAACTAGCACAGGCTATGTCGACATTATTGAATAATCCGCATCTGACAAAAAAACTTGGACGAAAAGCCGCCTCTTATGCACGGCAGGAATTTAACTGGAGTGTCCTGGCTCACAAAATGATCGAATTATATAAAGGAGTTTCCAATGAAACAAAAATCCTATCTACTGGTGACTGA
- a CDS encoding KGG domain-containing protein — MANRQTTDHEKKMTLEEAGRKGGQATSKKHDKEFYKNIGRKGGEATAQKHSSEFYKEIGSKGGKATSEKHDKHFYEKIGRKGGEARASQLNDRQ; from the coding sequence ACAACCGATCACGAAAAGAAAATGACATTAGAAGAAGCAGGACGCAAGGGTGGACAGGCTACTTCTAAAAAACATGATAAAGAATTTTATAAGAACATCGGGCGTAAAGGTGGAGAAGCTACTGCTCAAAAGCATAGTAGTGAATTTTATAAAGAAATTGGAAGTAAAGGCGGAAAGGCGACTTCCGAAAAACATGATAAACATTTCTACGAGAAAATTGGCCGCAAAGGCGGAGAAGCCCGTGCCAGTCAACTTAATGACAGACAATAA
- a CDS encoding CDP-glycerol glycerophosphotransferase family protein: MRLKQDGVWKTGWIYVKILLAYITVKLFYRKDPKTILLVGGNLGEKYEDNAAVFHRYATENFSDQMEIYWMYDPHYDYVKKHQIPKAVPLGSFRNYLLFFRASYSVHGHSIIYDLAPGMDKFIFLNKKTVMLHISHGIECFKKILIQKEDIPLLERCNYFNCASEYEYDIKRNEWGISDDKLVITGMARFDRLTPDHPSSEMKRLLLMFTWREWLFDLTEEEFLDSTYFLSTVGLLKSEKFQMIIQDEKLEVRVILHPFMKRYEKYFRENGIINERITFFSFDEILIMEELRDANMLITDYSSICWDFLYMNKPIIFYTFDQQEFLANRGSYLNLDTDLFGYKARNKEEVVYYLDTLIKEKRFENPFFNKASAYIDYFDDHNCERLATALFSKSSRRKQTNHKKESEDENHFSLVSAEAVQYNCNK, from the coding sequence ATGCGGTTAAAACAAGATGGAGTATGGAAGACAGGTTGGATATATGTAAAAATTTTACTGGCTTATATTACAGTGAAACTATTCTATAGAAAAGACCCTAAGACGATACTATTAGTGGGTGGAAATCTAGGAGAAAAATACGAGGATAACGCTGCGGTATTTCATCGCTATGCTACAGAAAATTTTTCAGATCAAATGGAGATTTACTGGATGTATGATCCTCACTACGATTACGTAAAAAAACATCAGATTCCGAAGGCTGTGCCACTTGGCAGTTTCCGGAATTATTTATTGTTCTTTCGTGCAAGCTACTCTGTTCATGGTCATTCAATCATCTATGATTTAGCGCCAGGTATGGATAAATTCATTTTTTTAAACAAAAAAACTGTGATGCTACATATCAGTCATGGTATTGAATGTTTCAAAAAGATTTTAATCCAAAAAGAAGACATTCCATTGTTAGAAAGATGTAATTATTTTAATTGTGCTTCTGAATACGAATACGATATTAAAAGAAATGAATGGGGCATTTCTGATGATAAGCTGGTTATAACGGGGATGGCGCGTTTTGATCGTCTGACTCCTGATCATCCTTCATCTGAAATGAAACGTCTTCTGCTGATGTTCACTTGGAGAGAGTGGCTGTTCGATTTGACTGAAGAAGAGTTTCTGGATAGTACGTATTTTCTATCGACAGTGGGACTTTTGAAGAGTGAGAAGTTTCAAATGATTATACAGGATGAAAAGCTTGAAGTAAGAGTTATTCTACATCCGTTTATGAAGCGTTATGAAAAGTATTTCAGAGAAAACGGCATAATCAATGAACGGATTACATTTTTCAGCTTTGATGAAATACTGATAATGGAGGAACTTCGTGATGCAAATATGCTCATAACAGATTACTCCAGTATTTGCTGGGACTTCTTATATATGAATAAACCAATCATCTTCTATACGTTTGATCAGCAGGAGTTCTTAGCTAACCGGGGCTCTTATCTGAATCTGGATACTGATCTATTCGGCTATAAGGCACGTAATAAAGAAGAGGTAGTATATTATCTTGATACTCTCATTAAAGAAAAAAGATTTGAAAATCCGTTTTTTAACAAGGCGTCAGCGTACATCGACTATTTTGATGACCATAATTGTGAACGTCTAGCTACAGCTCTTTTTAGTAAAAGTAGTAGACGGAAGCAGACAAATCATAAAAAAGAATCTGAAGACGAAAATCATTTTTCCCTTGTTTCTGCTGAAGCAGTACAGTATAACTGTAATAAGTAG
- a CDS encoding KGG domain-containing protein, with the protein MANRNNRNNNDNKMSLEEAGRKGGETTSKNHGQEFYEEIGRKGGEATSDNHDKEFYEEIGRKGGEARAEQNDSNNSGDSNNNSNNSNGKMSREEAGRKGGEARARQRDNNQ; encoded by the coding sequence ATGGCTAACCGAAACAATCGTAACAACAATGACAACAAAATGAGTCTTGAGGAAGCGGGACGTAAAGGTGGCGAAACTACCTCTAAAAATCATGGTCAAGAATTCTACGAAGAAATCGGCCGCAAAGGTGGAGAGGCTACCTCTGATAACCATGACAAAGAATTCTATGAAGAAATTGGCCGTAAAGGCGGAGAAGCGAGAGCCGAACAGAATGACTCAAACAATTCAGGCGACTCGAACAATAATAGCAACAACAGTAATGGGAAAATGAGCCGTGAAGAAGCTGGTCGTAAAGGCGGCGAAGCGCGAGCGCGACAGCGCGATAATAACCAGTGA
- a CDS encoding integrase: MNEQVLSLNVPQCINEVMKTVNMKEELREVHDGINMSYNFIGKYIGYDMDRLKIAYGDIETICLFEDYIKTITMHELGHAIDLPALEASLARTIEIFTMKKSYSKEEIFRTPDLLKMLIEEDETNLAFEITAWDNASELNEKYTLVHATDFNAVRKHSMASYHRLYQHDLQAYHRLINEKSAK; the protein is encoded by the coding sequence ATGAATGAACAGGTTTTGTCTTTAAACGTGCCTCAATGCATAAATGAAGTCATGAAAACTGTGAATATGAAAGAGGAACTCCGTGAAGTTCACGATGGAATCAATATGAGTTATAATTTTATAGGGAAATATATTGGATATGATATGGATAGGCTAAAAATTGCTTACGGAGATATTGAAACGATTTGCCTATTTGAAGACTACATTAAAACCATTACGATGCATGAATTAGGTCACGCTATCGATTTGCCAGCATTAGAAGCCTCGTTAGCAAGAACTATTGAAATCTTCACTATGAAAAAGAGTTATAGTAAGGAAGAAATTTTCCGTACGCCTGATCTACTGAAAATGCTGATTGAAGAAGATGAAACGAACTTGGCTTTTGAAATAACCGCTTGGGACAATGCCTCTGAGCTGAACGAAAAGTATACATTGGTTCATGCAACCGACTTTAATGCAGTACGAAAACATAGCATGGCTTCCTATCATAGACTTTATCAACATGATTTACAGGCATATCATCGGTTGATCAATGAAAAATCTGCAAAATAA